From Aspergillus fumigatus Af293 chromosome 3, whole genome shotgun sequence, a single genomic window includes:
- a CDS encoding cytochrome P450 has product MFLLTIVAVSSFLVLLLYKILISPYFLSPLSKIPNAHFTAPISDYWIERKRRSGEEVLTIYNLHREHGPVVRLGPNELSVNSLGGLHVIYTGAFEKHSFYRDTFVNFLTDNLVGMLPNDSHARQKRMLSKIYSKSYLHESVDLRNASSIILSQRLLPVLKNAAEKGEAINVLPLFQAVGMDFTSAFLFGTANSTTFLFDLPGWKRWLVEYERFKTLSGKERYLGFIERWCLSLCSRVQSNEHPNDVPVATNPVVYSQLRQSLEKHPDQRPLDLALASELLDHLVAGHETSGITFVYMMWELSKRPRLQAELRQELLTLSPSLRYPLVELGDGSLPLLPSPAAIDSLPLLDAVVRETLRVHSPAPAPLPRITPSSSEGIAIEGYDRIPGGVKVSSSSYTLHRISEVYPQPFEWLPERWLDPGPGKIHDMRRLFWPFGSGGRMCLGSNFALQEIKLVMAAVYSNYTTSIVDDEGIEQDYAFISLPKGRKLMLKFTPVKL; this is encoded by the exons ATGTTCCTCCTCACCATTGTCGCCGTCAGCAGTTTCTTGGTGCTGCTTCTCTATAAAATCCTAATCTCCCCATACTTCCTCTCACCCCTTTCGAAAATCCCCAACGCGCATTTCACAGCACCTATCTCGGACTATTGGATTGAACGAAAGCGGCGGTCTGGGGAGGAGGTACTGACCATCTACAACCTTCATCGCGAGCATGGGCCTGTCGTGCGCCTGGGACCCAATGAGCTGAGCGTCAATTCACTCGGGGGGCTCCATGTCATCTATACCGGTGCATTCGAGAAACACTCTTTCTACCGCGATACATTTGTCAATTTCCTTACGGATAATCTTGTGGGCATGTTACCCAACGATTCTCATGCGCGGCAGAAGCGAATGCTGAGCAAGATTTACTCCAAGTCGTATCTGCACGAGTCGGTAGATCTTCGCAATGCTTCCTCAATTATTCTTTCGCAGAGGCTTCTCCCTGTGTTGAAAAATGCTGCGGAGAAAGGCGAGGCGATCAATGTCTTGCCGCTGTTCCAAGCTGTAGGGATGGACTTTACGTCTGCGTTTCTGTTTGGCACGGCCAATAGTACGACGTTTCTTTTCGATCTCCCGGGATGGAAAAGGTGGCTGGTGGAGTACGAAAGATTCAAAACCTTGAGCGGGAAAGAGCGGTATTTGGGCTTCATTGAAAGATGGTGCCTGTCTCTCTGCAGCAGAGTGCAAAGCAATGAGCATCCTAACGACGTGCCGGTGGCCACAAACCCGGTCGTGTACAGTCAGCTCCGCCAGAGTCTGGAGAAGCATCCAGATCAACGACCTCTAGATCTGGCACTTGCATCGGAACTTCTCGATCATCTCGTTGCTGGACACGAGACCTCGGGAATCACCTTCGTATATATGATGTGGGAGCTCTCGAAGCGGCCTCGGCTCCAAGCTGAACTTCGGCAAGAGCTGCTCACCTTATCGCCATCTTTGAGATATCCATTGGTGGAGTTGGGTGATGGCAGCCTTCCACTTCTACCATCACCGGCCGCTATCGactctctccctcttctaGATGCCGTTGTCAGAGAAACGCTGAGAGTGCACTCGCCCGCGCCTGCTCCGTTACCGAGAATCACCCCCTCGTCATCAGAAGGTATAGCAATTGAAGGATACGATCGCATCCCCGGTGGAGTCAAGGTTAGTTCGTCCTCCTATACGCTACACCGAATCAGCGAGGTCTACCCTCAGCCTTTCGAGTGGCTGCCAGAGCGCTGGCTAGACCCAGGACCGGGAAAAATTCACGACATGCGGAGACTCTTTTGGCCGTTTGGAAGTGGAGGGAGAATGTGTCTGGGTAGTAATTTTGCTTTGCAAG AGATCAAACTTGTCATGGCGGCGGTTTACTCCAACTATACCACGTCTATcgtcgatgatgaaggcattGAGCAGGATTACGCTTTTATTTCATTGCCCAAAGGACGGAAGCTGATGTTGAAATTTACACCTGTGAAGCTGTGA
- a CDS encoding IQ calmodulin-binding motif protein, whose translation MAEKIADTSAVPSAETAAASGGDFSSPTATDGTEIARNNDVTVADQENAARLIQRTYRGYRTRRELQGLGLNATARWSEALKEARWRELYRPSVSPESAGTDASKQVHQKWERVVSVAMQAGSDDGKFRNLNEPDSSKLPTASPVGTGRPSENAPANASSTARSRFPHSFPRLHHGVPSEKRAKMMDQRYFLEMVDLKHRHGSNLRKYHNYWMNCPSTQNFFYWLDHGEGKDLDLPECPRAKLEHQQVRYLSRDERLNYLVTVDQAGLFLWAKNNELVCTDSTRFKDSLKGVVPVAEDAPQFRGHSESGYPVAYASSSSSVSTQSLTDEDSADDSPSEQINQGYEAKGIHKLAQITPSVVRDHFARKPAKRKDMWLFVADTSFRLYIGIKEKGAFQHSSFLRGARVAAAGLIKIWNGQLRSLTPLSGHYRPPSANFHAFVHALQDQGVDMSHVSITKSYAILAGMEGYVRTKHELRALHETLDGSKEKLLHRRQNDRHAESDARVSDEKAIHKDQAECPSAVADEESLSVHDKKGDGRTLPARVKIHQASALQDPINPSGRPATMPKMINDTQNA comes from the exons ATGGCTGAAAAGATAGCAGACACCTCTGCGGTGCCCTCTGCAGAGACTGCTGCTGCGTCTGGTGGTGATTTTTCTTCCCCCACCGCGACCGACGGGACAGAAATTGCAAGGAACAATGACGTCACGGTAGCGGATCAGGAGAATGCAGCTCGTCTAATccag AGGACTTATCGCGGATATCGAACGCGACGTGAACTACAGGGGTTGGGGCTGAATGCAACCGCGCGATGGTCTGAG GCTTTGAAAGAAGCAAGATGGCGCGAGCTCTATCGCCCCTCCGTTTCGCCAGAGAGCGCAGGCACAGACGCCTCAAAACAAGTGCACCAAAAATGGGAAAGAGTCGTCAGCGTCGCCATGCAAGCTGGCAGTGATGACGGCAAGTTCAGGAACCTGAACGAGCCTGATTCATCAAAACTGCCCACAGCTAGTCCAGTGGGTACAGGACGACCCTCAGAAAATGCGCCGGCGAATGCTTCTTCCACCGCCAGGTCGCGATTTCCCCATTCATTTCCCAGACTTCACCACGGAGTGCCGTCTGAGAAGAGGGCCAAGATGATGGACCAACGGTACTTTCTCGAAATGGTTGATCTCAAGCATCGTCATGGCAGCAACCTGCGCAAGTATCACAATTATTGGATGAACTGTCCCTCAACCCAGAACTTTTTCTACTGGCTTGATCATGGCGAGGGGAAAGACTTAGATCTGCCCGAATGTCCCCGGGCGAAGCTGGAGCATCAGCAAGTGCGCTATCTTAGCCGGGACGAGCGGCTGAATTACCTGGTCACGGTAGACCAGGCAGGTCTCTTCCTCTGGGCAAAGAATAACGAGCTTGTGTGCACGGATAGCACCCGCTTCAAGGATAGTCTCAAGGGTGTTGTGCCGGTTGCTGAGGACGCGCCACAGTTCAGAGGTCATTCCGAGTCTGGTTATCCGGTTGCGTATGCGTCAAGCTCGTCTTCCGTATCAACTCAGTCACTGACTGATGAAGACTCAGCGGATGATAGTCCCAGCGAACAGATCAACCAAGGTTATGAGGCAAAAGGGATCCACAAGTTAGCCCAGATCACACCGTCGGTGGTACGCGACCATTTTGCTCGCAAGCCTGCAAAGAGAAAGGACATGTGGTTATTT GTCGCGGACACTTCATTTCGCCTGTACATCGGTATCAAGGAAAAGGGGGCCTTCCAACATTCCTCATTCCTACGGGGGGCGCGCGTTGCGGCGGCAGGTTTGATCAAGATCTGGAATGGTCAACTGCGCAGTCTAACACCTTTGAG TGGCCACTACCGTCCGCCGTCGGCCAATTTCCACGCCTTCGTTCACGCCTTGCAGGATCAAGGTGTGGATATGTCCCATGTTTCCATCACAAAATCGTACGCCATCCTTGCAGGCATGGAGGGTTACGTTCGGACGAAGCACGAATTGCGAGCTCTGCATGAGACGCTGGATGGTTCAAAAGAGAAACTTCTTCACAGGCGACAGAATGATAGACATGCAGAGTCGGATGCACGGGTGTCGGACGAAAAAGCCATCCATAAAGACCAGGCCGAATGTCCATCCGCAGtggctgatgaagaaagctTGAGTGTGCACGATAAGAAAGGGGACGGGCGGACGTTGCCTGCAAGGGTGAAGATCCACCAGGCCTCCGCTTTGCAGGATCCGATAAACCCCAGTGGTCGGCCTGCCACCATGCCAAAGATGATCAATGATACCCAGAATGCCTAG
- a CDS encoding Zn(II)2Cys6 transcription factor, whose product MADNTTLLDLQATGFRLRKTHKKSRGGCLRCKHLRKKCDELRPSCSRCTKGMYTCRYQNPSSDGNVPMEQGLTQLPASSVSVSPPIPSTVDPDCAAPLAPSSDQFSVPSPLSGGQTASFSSLSTDEERPPFNRHTRHTPGTLDTIELGLLSHYLSHTCRSIPVDDLDLYALSVGVPNLAFSSDVVMSSLLALAAACNSHDIAKRAEALLAPQALMEIQQLLALAERHHQASLRHIQATMQNSDSYDHVLANAALMVLYASASHSIRVHLAAAAKKCRQRLPNEVLPQHSQWISFTRAAHTASTAILNGLVAAANETCTATSSPILDAWSETPSLGSCSTDGLSPEDGPSENTKRIFLPLVASTFTQALESLRGRAELATALFNRSELCAADSLQLQACLETVSVLERCACAALSRREGSTAVEPPGYQPKSGGGLCRVSPWVARYMISVTSMESPQILRRIIMSFLNKAPAEYLNLVQSVLDSPSAETRAENRMTRDSPGTEVPLLDATHLLAMDIFAHWLVLVMLLDGVWWIRDIGEWELGQVVSLMKTQDLPSQSADIGQTWWPETMYLVKRELTPSA is encoded by the exons ATGGCTGACAATACGACGCTCCTGGACCTGCAGGCGACCGGTTTCAGACTTCGGAAAACACACAAGAAATCCAGGGGCGGTTGCCTCAGATGTAAGCACCTACGGAAGAAG TGCGATGAGTTGAGACCGAGCTGCTCCAGATGTACCAAGGGCATGTATACATGTCGGTACCAGAACCCTTCCAGTGATGGCAACGTGCCAATGGAGCAGGGATTGACTCAACTCCCTGCTTCCAGTGTGTCTGTCTCCCCACCAATTCCCAGTACTGTAGACCCGGACTGTGCCGCGCCGTTAGCACCTTCGAGTGATCAGTTCTCGGTTCCCAGTCCTTTGTCTGGTGGCCAAACTGCCTCCTTTTCGAGTCTGAGTACGGATGAAGAAAGACCGCCCTTCAATAGGCACACTAGGCACACTCCTGGTACTCTTGATACGATAGAACTCGGTCTCTTGAGCCACTACCTCTCGCACACCTGCAGATCTATACCTGTGGATGATCTCGATCTCTACGCTCTGTCGGTAGGGGTGCCAAATCTCGCTTTCAGTTCTGACGTGGTCATGTCATCCTTGTTAGCCCTGGCAGCAGCCTGCAATTCGCACGATATAGCTAAGCGAGCCGAAGCGCTTCTGGCGCCCCAGGCCCTAATGGAGATTCAGCAGCTACTTGCGCTTGCGGAGCGCCATCACCAGGCTTCCCTACGGCACATACAAGCGACCATGCAGAACTCAGATTCGTACGATCATGTTCTTGCAAACGCAGCATTGATGGTCTTGTACGCCTCTGCTAGCCACTCTATCCGGGTGCATcttgccgccgccgcaaaAAAGTGTAGGCAGCGGCTGCCAAACGAGGTGCTTCCGCAACACTCACAATGGATCTCGTTCACACGCGCTGCCCATACAGCGTCGACTGCAATTCTCAACGGTCTTGTGGCTGCCGCAAATGAAACCTGTACCGCCACCTCCAGCCCAATTCTAGATGCATGGTCGGAAACACCGAGTCTGGGTTCTTGTAGTACAGATGGTTTATCACCAGAGGATGGTCCGTCCGAGAACACGAAGCGCATATTTCTGCCTCTAGTCGCGTCTACATTTACTCAAGCTCTTGAGAGCCTACGCGGGAGAGCGGAATTGGCAACCGCTCTTTTCAACAGGTCCGAACTTTGTGCCGCCGACTCACTGCAGCTACAGGCGTGCTTGGAAACTGTATCCGTACTTGAGCGATGTGCATGTGCAGCTCTGTCCAGAAGAGAAGGTAGCACAGCCGTCGAGCCACCAGGATATCAGCCAAAATCAGGTGGCGGATTATGTAGAGTCTCACCATGGGTCGCAAGATACATGATCAGTGTCACTTCGATGGAGTCGCCGCAGATACTCCGGCGGATCATCATGAGTTTTCTGAACAAAGCACCGGCGGAGTATCTTAATCTGGTGCAGTCGGTGCTTGATTCGCCCTCCGCGGAGACGAGGGCTGAGAATAGGATGACACGAGACTCACCTGGGACGGAGGTACCGCTGCTTGACGCGACGCATTTACTAGCAATGGATATTTTTGCTCATTGGCTGGTCCTTGTTATGTTATTGGATGGCGTTTGGTGGATTAGAGATATTGGAGAGTGGGAGCTTGGCCAGGTTGTATCACTCATGAAGACCCAGGATCTGCCGAGCCAGTCAGCAGATATTGGACAAACATGGTGGCCCGAGACCATGTACTTAGTTAAACGGGAGCTAACTCCCAGTGCCTAG
- a CDS encoding putative secretory lipase, protein MRVSSSAKSSSSWPTLTSGQGAIINTITNFDRSQLANGGAHEDDFYNVQGLPRDQWPTEPGKTVKLQEFTDPSPFSIPAKTAMSRIIYSTTNANGTLVPASAYILWPFQPKALRRKAQNNSGLSSAPVVLWKHGTSGFYANGAPSTHRGLFYADIVPFALAEAGYAVVAPDYAGLGVDVSWDGSHIPHQYFVREAGAHDALNARSAARGSFPHHLSSDYVVMGHSQGGGVAWGLSEILARNHTDNQFEDVGKGYRGAVLAAPPTDALSFTSAGFLAWIAKDLNQIYQSFNLSDWFTPLAVSRIELLDQIEGSQMVTFAMFSPEEAVLQPGWHETWYAKAFEQLTNPGKRPFKGPILLVQGTEDQIVSYSSTKATMQETCKRYPGDLELLAVPQASHFAAINAAKQTLLRWIEDRFEHRPVDRHGCVESQLGSLLSLEYYQVRSNSFPLWAGESHWSYELPTAL, encoded by the coding sequence ATGCGAGTTTCGAGCTCAGCCAAAAGCAGCTCGAGTTGGCCAACCTTGACAAGCGGCCAGGGcgccatcatcaacactATCACCAACTTTGACCGGTCTCAGCTTGCCAATGGTGGAGCCCATGAGGATGACTTCTACAATGTCCAGGGCCTCCCCAGGGACCAATGGCCCACAGAGCCTGGGAAAACAGTCAAGCTCCAGGAGTTTACGGATCCATCACCGTTCTCTATCCCAGCAAAGACAGCCATGTCCCGTATCATCTATAGCACGACAAATGCAAATGGTACTCTGGTCCCTGCTTCCGCCTATATCCTGTGGCCGTTCCAGCCAAAAGCTCTCCGACGCAAGGCCCAGAACAACTCTGGGTTATCATCCGCCCCTGTTGTGCTATGGAAACATGGAACCTCGGGCTTCTACGCCAATGGAGCTCCCTCAACACACCGTGGCCTCTTTTACGCGGACATTGTGCCTTTTGCACTGGCCGAGGCTGGATACGCTGTTGTTGCCCCCGACTATGCCGGCCTCGGCGTGGACGTCTCCTGGGACGGAAGTCACATTCCGCACCAGTACTTTGTTCGCGAAGCTGGTGCTCACGATGCTCTAAACGCCCGGAGCGCAGCTCGGGGGTCCTTTCCTCACCACCTTTCCAGCGATTACGTTGTCATGGGCCACAGCCAGGGCGGCGGGGTTGCCTGGGGCCTGTCCGAAATTCTCGCGCGCAACCATACCGATAACCAatttgaggatgttggaAAGGGCTATCGCGGCGCGGTTCTCGCTGCTCCGCCAACCGACGCGCTATCGTTTACCTCTGCAGGGTTCCTAGCGTGGATTGCGAAGGATCTGAACCAGATCTACCAGTCTTTCAACCTGAGCGACTGGTTCACGCCACTTGCTGTGAGTCGAATAGAACTCCTGGATCAGATTGAAGGATCCCAAATGGTCACATTTGCCATGTTCAGTCCTGAAGAGGCGGTCTTGCAGCCTGGTTGGCACGAGACTTGGTACGCCAAGGCTTTCGAGCAACTCACGAACCCTGGAAAGCGGCCCTTCAAAGGACCGATACTTCTCGTGCAGGGCACCGAAGACCAAATAGTGTCATACAGCTCAACCAAGGCTACAATGCAAGAGACATGCAAGCGCTACCCGGGGGATCTGGAACTTTTGGCTGTACCCCAGGCAAGTCATTTCGCCGCCATCAACGCGGCGAAGCAGACCTTGTTGCGGTGGATTGAGGATCGGTTCGAGCACCGACCTGTGGACAGGCATGGTTGTGTCGAGTCCCAGTTGGGTAGTCTGTTGTCTCTTGAGTACTATCAGGTGCGTTCGAATTCCTTTCCGCTCTGGGCTGGGGAGTCACACTGGTCTTATGAACTACCGACTGCATTGTGA
- a CDS encoding putative C6 transcription factor — protein MYSTATNSRSHELVDQLPSPSSSSGQQLSVIGRSRFAALPLAPKLPIPRSGSTPTSRQRTPRACELCRERKTKCDGAKPICKQCRLLKTACTYSGSKRERQQLAIECARAKVKVYESVLRQIYEESLENGRTSIEEIFHKHFRASPELFSSLLGSKSLFEQQPSPPNPGLSLHRMHMTWARRGGSRTSHLCHEPQLRTKGIRAWASLVDDEVASHLLSLYFAWENPTWQLVEQHLFLRDLASGSRKFCSPLLVHTLLFFGCSSSYRLDRITDRQEEKSLGKKLYAEIQRLWQIEKDQLNLPVAQSSILIGILCCTLGIDRLGTKYILHGAELCHKLDLHCETPAYLYSNVDRDELGPISKCHKLVAWAVFDVQALVAQVYRKMPVWKQPPAVCFSLDEAAVLDEGAEWSPYPFRFPVQQPFYYTAACYRSALVMIVHEIVIAGIEFSKTGISSDDWQCARQQHQKLCDWMNSLPSCLMPQSNTTPHILCLHLYYQATLVFLGDMFILYSKVTRNDESNLAWFDPWRVKSRALDTVGSLTLQYKQYHGWKSSPLVFLHYFCLAGVHTISQLAPQEPKWSLILESCVLGLWHMSLGWGRLCTAFLRTIELVLRASKVDESLIPTRVTVIFEQLNTTRWTATDVSSLSADYVVHHVPVPNESAAGSEFRAEGLETLIRSMDHLSINR, from the exons ATGTATTCAACTGCCACCAACAGTAGATCGCATGAGCTTGTCGATCAGCTCCCAAGCCCTTCGAGTTCTAGCGGGCAACAACTCTCTGTCATAGGACGCAGCAGGTTTGCAGCGCTTCCGCTTGCACCTAAGCTTCCCATTCCGCGATCGGGCTCGACCCCAACCAGCCGCCAACGCACACCGCGCGCCTGTGAACTATGTCGTGAGCGCAAAACCAAGTGTGACGGCGCAAAACCGATCTGCAAACAGTGTCGGCTACTGAAGACCGCCTGTACTTATTCTGGTTCGAAACGCGAAAGACAGCAGCTTGCGATCGAATGTGCCCGAGCGAAGGTCAAGGTTTACGAATCAGTGCTGCGACAGATCTACGAGGAAAGCCTTGAAAACGGTCGCACCTCCATTGAGGAGATATTCCAT AAACACTTTCGCGCTTCACCAGAATTATTCTCTTCACTCCTCGGCTCGAAGTCGCTGTTTGAGCAACAGCCTTCTCCGCCAAACCCTGGACTGTCTTTGCATCGCATGCATATGACATGGGCGAGGAGGGGTGGCAGTAGGACGTCGCACTTATGCCATGAACCGCAACTGCGGACCAAGGGCATTCGAGCTTGGGCTTCTCTTGTGGACGATGAAGTCGCAAGCCATCTTCTTTCGCTCTATTTTGCGTGGGAAAATCCCACATGGCAACTTGTTGAGCAGCATCTGTTTCTCAGGGACCTAGCGAGTGGGTCCAGGAAATTCTGCTCTCCGCTGTTGGTCCACACCCTTCTCTTTTTTGGCTGT AGCTCCTCCTACCGTCTGGATCGGATAACCGACCGACAAGAGGAAAAATCGCTTGGCAAAAAGTTGTACGCTGAGATTCAGCGCCTCTGGCAAATCGAGAAGGACCAGCTGAATCTCCCAGTTGCGCAGTCCAGTATCTTGATTGGCATCCTTTGTTGTACTCTGGGTATCGATAGACTGGGAACGAAATACATCCTTCACGGCGCAGAGCTGTGTCACAAACTAGACCTACACTGCGAGACACCGGCGTATCTCTACAGCAACGTGGACCGCGATGAGCTCGGCCCAATATCAAAATGCCATAAGCTGGTCGCTTGGGCCGTATTCGACGTGCAAGC GCTCGTTGCACAGGTTTATAGGAAGATGCCAGTGTGGAAGCAGCCGCCAGCTGTATGCTTCTCCTTAGACGAGGCGGCAGTACTGGATGAAGGCGCCGAGTGGAGCCCCTACCCCTTTAGATTTCCAGTTCAACAGCCTTTCTACTACACTGCTGCCTGCTACCGTAGCGCTCTCGTGATGATTGTTCATGAGATTGTTATAGCGGGCATTGAATTTTCGAAGACCGGCATTTCAAGCGACGATTGGCAGTGCGCtcgtcagcaacatcagaAGTTATGCGATTGGATGAACAGCCTGCCGTCATGTTTGATGCCCCAATCCAATACAACCCCACATATACTCTGTTTGCA CTTATACTACCAAGCAACCCTTGTATTTCTAGGTGATATGTTTATTCTATATTCAAAGGTGACACGCAATGACGAATCGAATCTGGCATGGTTCGATCCCTGGAGGGTAAAGTCTCGCGCCCTAGATACTGTTGGGTCTCTCACTCTGCAGTACAAACAATATCACGGATGGAAGTCAAGTCCTCTTGTATTCCTTCACTATTTCTGCCTGGCAGGGGTCCATACAATATCGCAGTTGGCACCCCAGGAGCCGAAATGGAGTCTTATCTTGGAGAGCTGTGTTCTGGGTCTCTGGCATATGAGTCTTGGTTGGGGCAGGCTGTGCACAGCGTTTCTCAGGACGATTGAGCTTGTACTCAGGGCGAGCAAAGTCGACGAATCGCTCATACCCACAAGGGTGACCGTGATTTTTGAGCAACTGAACACCACTCGTTGGACTGCCACAGATGTTTCCTCCCTGTCTGCAGACTATGTCGTGCATCATGTCCCAGTACCTAACGAGTCCGCTGCAGGGTCTGAATTCAGGGCCGAAGGTCTAGAGACCCTGATCCGTAGCATGGATCATCTTTCCATAAACCGATAG
- a CDS encoding lignocellulolytic auxiliary activity family 11 protein: MMLSKVVMGLLTASLAAAHMEMSWPYPLRSRFDPQVPEEDIDYSMTSPLNSDGSNFPCKGYQTNTPWRATAQYTAGQTYNMTITGSATHGGGSCQLSLSYDNGKTFKVIQSMEGGCPLVSKYNFKIPGDVANGQALFAWTWYNLIGNRELYMNCADVVISGGTGTPSSFESAYPDLFVANVGNGCSTVEGRETVFANPGDQVIYGGTVTPSSPAFPICH; encoded by the exons ATGATGCTCAGCAAAGTCGTGATGGGTCTGCTCACTGCCAGCCTGGCAGCAGCTCATATGGAAATGAGTTGGCCTTATCCTCTTCGCAGTCGCTTCGACCCACAGGTGCCtgaggaggatatcgacTATTCGATGACCAGCCCTCTCAACAGCGATG GCTCTAACTTCCCCTGCAAAGGATACCAGACCAACACTCCCTGGCGCGCAACCGCACAGTATACCGCAGGTCAGACCTACAACATGACCATAACGGGCTCCGCAACCCATGGCGGTGGCTCTTGCCAGCTCTCTCTGAGCTACGACAATGGCAAGACGTTCAAAGTCATTCAATCCATGGAGGGCGGATGTCCACTTGTGTCCAAGTATAACTTCAAGATACCTGGAGACGTCGCCAACGGCCAAGCCCTCTTTGCGTGGACTTGGTACAATTTGATCGGCAACCGGGAGTTGTACATGAATTGCGCAGATGTGGTTATCAGTGGAGGTACTGGCACTCCATCATCCTTTGAGAGTGCTTATCCGGATCTGTTCGTCGCGAATGTTGGTAATGGCTGTTCCACTGTTGAAGGACGGGAGACGGTCTTTGCCAACCCAGGTGATCAAGTCATTTATGGCGGGACAGTCACTCCATCAAGCCCTGCATTTCCCatttgccattga